The following DNA comes from Mesorhizobium sp. B2-1-8.
ATATTGGCGTGGACAGCGGCGAGGGCCGCACAAACACCAAGGGAAGGAGCAAAGACCATGCTCGACCAGATCAGGGGCCTGCATCACGTCACCTCGATGGCCAGGGATGCACGGCAGAACAATGATTTCTTCACCCACAAGCTCGGCCTACGCCGGGTCAAGAAGACGGTCAATTTCGACGCGCCGGACGTCTATCACCTCTATTACGGCGACGAGGTCGGAACGCCGGGTTCGGTGATGACCTATTTTCCGTTTCCCAACATCGGTAAGGGCCGCCATGGGGTCGGCGAAGTCGGTACCACGGTCTACTCCGTGCCCGAAGGCACGCTCGCCTATTGGGAAAAACGCTTCACCGACGAAGGCGTAACCAATGTCTCCCGCGAGGAAAGCTTTGGCGAGAAGCGGCTCGGATTTGCCGGTCCGGACGGCGACGGCTTTGCCCTTGTCGAGGACAAGGCCGACAGCAGAGCGCCATGGGTGAAGGGCGGCATTCCGGCAGACGAGGCGATCCGCGGTTTTCACTCGGTTTCGCTCAGGCTGAAAGATGGTGGCGCCACCGAGGAGCTGCTGAAGTTCATGGGCTACGAGGAGGTCGACAAGTCAGGCAATGTCAGGCGGCTCGCCGTCAAGAACGGCAATGGCGCCGATGTCGTCGACATCGAATCGCTGCCGACCGCGCCCTTCGCCGATCTCGGCGCCGGCTCCGTCCACCATGTCGCTTTTGCCGTCGAGAACCGCGCCAAGCAGCTCGAAGTGCGCAAGGCGCTGATGGATACGGGCTATGGCGTGACGCCGGTGATGGACCGCGACTATTTCTGGGCGATCTATTTCCGCACGCCGGGCGGCGTGCTGTTCGAAGTGGCCACCAACGAGCCGGGCTTCGACCGTGACGAGGACACCGCTCATCTCGGCGAG
Coding sequences within:
- a CDS encoding VOC family protein — protein: MLDQIRGLHHVTSMARDARQNNDFFTHKLGLRRVKKTVNFDAPDVYHLYYGDEVGTPGSVMTYFPFPNIGKGRHGVGEVGTTVYSVPEGTLAYWEKRFTDEGVTNVSREESFGEKRLGFAGPDGDGFALVEDKADSRAPWVKGGIPADEAIRGFHSVSLRLKDGGATEELLKFMGYEEVDKSGNVRRLAVKNGNGADVVDIESLPTAPFADLGAGSVHHVAFAVENRAKQLEVRKALMDTGYGVTPVMDRDYFWAIYFRTPGGVLFEVATNEPGFDRDEDTAHLGEALKLPTQHQHLRPYLEQHLQKLEG